The Synchiropus splendidus isolate RoL2022-P1 chromosome 11, RoL_Sspl_1.0, whole genome shotgun sequence genome contains a region encoding:
- the cetn4 gene encoding uncharacterized protein cetn4 yields the protein MASGFRKSTPATSQRKKPGPKIELTEEQKQEIKEAFDLFDTDGTGSIDVKELKVAMRALGFEPKKEEIKKMIADIDKEGSGSIDFSDFLSMMTVKMSEKDSKEEILKAFRLFDDDRTGKISFKNLKRVAKELGENLTDEELQEMIDEADRDGDGEVDEQEFFRIMKKTNLY from the exons ATG gcGTCAGGTTTCCGAAAATCGACTCCTGCGACCAGCCAGCGGAAAAAGCCTGGACCTAAGATCGAACTAACGGAGGAGCAAAAGCAAGAAATCAAAGAAGCGTTTGACCTGTTCGACACCGACGGGACAGGCAGCATCGACGTGAAGGAGCTGAAG GTTGCTATGCGAGCGCTGGGCTTCGAACCCAAGAAAGAAGAAATCAAGAAGATGATTGCAGATATTGACAAAGAAGGTTCCGGCTCCATCGACTTCAGCGACTTTCTCAGCATGATGACTGTGAAAATG AGTGAAAAAGATTCCAAAGAGGAAATCCTGAAAGCCTTCCGGCTCTTCGATGACGACAGAACAGGAAAAATCTCCTTCAAAAACCTGAAGCGTGTTGCCAAAGAGCTGGGCGAGAACCTGACTGACGAGGAGCTGCAG GAGATGATCGACGAGGCCGACCGGGATGGAGACGGAGAGGTGGACGAGCAAGAGTTCTTCAGGATCATGAAGAAGACCAACCTCTACTGA
- the adad1 gene encoding adenosine deaminase domain-containing protein 1, translating into MSFSGARGGSLSSYRSQYVPPSLPSARRIPPKSKFTTGRAYGSQPKVHPKILIDRYKQGETHAVSLLYALAKTFDFQLEIRETVTTGNVTRLLFAFCVVIDGVQYRTGMGETKKEARLQAAELALLDLIPMWENMVTVTTASSEVQTPQLATVETPVPEIPAQRPERKSGSNLKIPNAVQDHLNTLLSSYPAQSAGAGTAAAFIIQTAAGCNVVALGSGNFNTNKLATSCGRLIHDSHGVVSARRSLMRFLYRHLQMFYSKTANLSERSVFQQSGSSGLLTLKSGITLHLYMNQLPKGTARIPSRLRLNPLSINAWQVNNEMSLHLAVEGKVFSVFSSTSGQSADKVISMSATDKLMQWQVLGYQGALLSHFIEPIYVESILVGDEGVCDIRGMEISVCQRVEGITPLLPTDYCMMRPHISLVPPVVSCSEHQVTHAFNWSEGDGPLEVVDGLMGKTIEDSPFRSGPAMASRLCKAAMLYRFKLLAKEAGRTDLLDLRSYRQAKRMAKPYQEAKSVLRAYLSQQGFGCWLAKLPVSDNFNM; encoded by the exons ATGTCTTTCAGTGGAGCCAGAGGAGGAAGTCTGTCCAGTTACCGCTCCCAGTATGTCCCCCCGTCGCTTCCCTCAGCACGCAGGATTCCTCCGAAGTCCAAGTTCACCACAGGT CGAGCCTATGGTAGTCAGCCAAAGGTCCATCCCAAAATCCTGATTGACAGGTACAAGCAGGGAGAGACACATGCGGTCTCTTTACTCTACGCGTTGGCCAAGACTTTCGATTTCCAGCTGGAGATAAGGGAGACGGTGACCACAG GGAACGTCACCAGGCTCCTTTTTGCCTTCTGTGTGGTGATCGATGGTGTGCAGTACAGGACTGGCATGGGGGAGACCAAAAAAGAAGCTCGTCTCCAGGCAGCTGAGCTTGCGCTGCTGGACTTGATTCCCATGTGGGAAAACATGGTCACTGTGACGACTGCTTCCTCAG AGGTTCAGACACCTCAGCTGGCCACAGTGGAGACTCCGGTTCCAGAGATCCCGGCACAGAGGCCAG AGAGAAAAAGCGGTTCAAACTTGAAGATTCCAAACGCAGTCCAGGATCACCTGAACACGCTGTTGAGCAGCTACCCGGCTCAGTCCGCTGGTGCTGGCACCGCTGCAGCCTTCATCATCCAGACGG CGGCTGGATGTAATGTCGTCGCCCTGGGCAGCGGGAATTTCAACACCAACAAGCTGGCGACGTCGTGCGGACGTCTCATTCACGACTCTCACGGCGTGGTCTCGGCGAGGCGCTCGCTGATGAG GTTCCTCTACCGCCACCTGCAGATGTTCTACAGTAAAACGGCCAATCTGAGCGAGAGGTCCGTGTTCCAGCAGAGCGGCAGCAGTGGCCTCCTCACCCTGAAGAGCGGCATCACTCTGCACCTCTATATGAACCAGCTGCCCAAGGGAACTGCCCGCATCCCCTCCAGACT ACGTTTGAACCCTCTGTCCATCAATGCGTGGCAGGTCAACAATGAGATGAGCCTGCACCTGGCAGTGGAGGGAAAG GTGTTCTCGGTTTTCTCCTCTACTTCAGGGCAGTCGGCCGACAAGGTCATCAGCATGTCGGCCACTGACAAGCTCATGCAGTGGCAGGTGCTGGGCTACCAGGGCGCTCTGCTCAGCCACTTCATCGAGCCCATCTACGTGGAGAGCATCCTGGTCG GTGACGAAGGCGTTTGTGATATCCGGGGGATGGAGATATCGGTGTGCCAGCGAGTGGAAGGCATCACTCCTCTGCTCCCCACTGACTATTGCATGATGAGGCCTCACATCAGCCTGGTGCCTCCAGTTGTCTCCTGCAGTGAACACCAGGTCACTCACGCCTTCAACTGGAGCGAAGGAGATGGCCCCCTGGAGGTAGTGGATGGCCTGATGGGAAAGACCATTGAAGA ctctccttTCAGGAGTGGCCCCGCGATGGCCAGCCGCCTCTGCAAGGCTGCCATGCTGTATCGATTCAAGCTGCTGGCCAAAGAAGCTGGGAGGACGGACCTGCTGGACCTACGTTCTTACCGGCAGGCGAAG AGGATGGCTAAGCCGTACCAGGAGGCCAAGAGCGTGCTGAGGGCGTACCTGTCGCAGCAGGGCTTCGGCTGCTGGCTGGCCAAGCTTCCGGTCAGTGACAATTTCAACATGTGA